A part of Desulfofundulus salinus genomic DNA contains:
- the pfkA gene encoding 6-phosphofructokinase, with amino-acid sequence MQRIGILTSGGDSPGMNAAIRAVVRKAIYHGLEVIGIKRGFNGFIEGDMEPMRLGSVADIIHRGGTILHTARSEQFKTPAGRAKAWENVERFGLEGLVVIGGDGSFTGASIFHREYGLPVVGIPGTIDNDISGTDFSIGFDTAVNTAVDAINKIRDTATSHERTFIVEVMGRDTGFIAVAAGLAGGAESILIPEHPFSIEEVCHKLCKGYRRGKLHSIIVVAEGAGSGLEIGKQIKERTGFDTKVTILGHLQRGGTPTAFDRILASQLGARAVELLMQGATSKMVGMSAGKIVETDLDRVLGQKKTVDLDVYRLASILAI; translated from the coding sequence TTGCAAAGGATAGGGATTTTGACCAGTGGCGGCGATTCTCCGGGAATGAATGCGGCCATCCGGGCGGTAGTACGCAAGGCTATTTATCACGGCCTGGAAGTAATCGGCATCAAAAGGGGCTTTAACGGTTTCATTGAAGGTGACATGGAACCCATGCGGCTGGGTTCGGTAGCAGATATAATTCACCGGGGAGGAACCATTTTACATACGGCCCGCTCCGAGCAGTTCAAAACGCCCGCGGGGCGGGCCAAAGCATGGGAAAATGTGGAGCGCTTTGGCCTGGAGGGGCTGGTGGTTATTGGCGGTGACGGTTCCTTTACCGGCGCATCCATCTTTCACCGGGAATACGGGCTCCCGGTGGTGGGCATCCCGGGAACCATCGACAATGATATCAGCGGCACGGATTTTTCCATTGGCTTTGATACCGCCGTAAACACCGCGGTTGACGCCATCAACAAGATCCGTGATACCGCCACCTCCCACGAACGCACCTTTATTGTGGAAGTAATGGGTCGCGACACAGGCTTTATTGCCGTCGCCGCCGGCCTGGCCGGAGGAGCGGAATCCATTCTCATTCCCGAACATCCCTTCAGCATTGAAGAAGTTTGTCACAAACTTTGTAAGGGCTACCGGCGCGGAAAACTGCACAGCATCATCGTGGTGGCCGAGGGAGCAGGCAGCGGACTGGAAATAGGCAAACAAATTAAGGAACGCACCGGCTTTGATACCAAAGTGACCATCCTGGGCCACCTGCAACGGGGTGGCACGCCGACAGCTTTTGACCGCATTCTGGCCAGCCAGCTGGGAGCCCGGGCCGTAGAATTGCTCATGCAAGGGGCAACCAGTAAAATGGTCGGCATGTCAGCCGGGAAAATAGTGGAAACCGATCTGGACCGGGTCCTGGGGCAGAAAAAAACCGTTGATCTCGATGTTTACCGGCTGGCGAGCATTTTAGCCATATGA